In the Brettanomyces nanus chromosome 1, complete sequence genome, TTCTAAGTACTGGAGGAATTGTGGAGGTGCCGTTTGAACCGTAGAaaggagattgagaagGCTACTACTTTCGTACGAATGGATATCCTCCACCAGACTTTTCACCATACTAAGTGGGGAGATCTTAGGTATATTTCCAGAGGGAGCTGATGCTACCCGTTTGATGGCGGAAGAGTGATTGAGTCTAACAGACGACGAATACCCAGCGCAGACCAGCCCAAAGGAAGCTCTATTAGCGATTCTCGGTATCATCCGAGATATATGACATCCGTTTAAGGTAAAATGCATTATATCAAGCTGCAAATTGGAGTCTGTAGCAGTAAGTGGTGGCTCATGtagtaaaaagaaattagACAGCTAATACAATTAATTTTCACCTGATGCAGGACGAGTTTTTCAGATCTACAAAGGTATACATACAAAAAAGTATATTAGAAATGGTATGGCATTACAAGAAATGTAAAGAGGCATGATAAAATGTGTATGCTCTTGCAAACGGTGCACTCCAACCATCAaacagcttcttctgcGTCACGCTATATCACTACATTTATATTTTGGAAGGAATCTCAAAGACAACCTGCTTTCCAGTCAACTTTTGATAAATGGATTGGAAAGTATCCAACTTGTAGTCAACGTTGGAAGAGTCCTTAGAATCCAAAAAGACCTTAGCGACCTTGTTACCGCCAACCATGAATCTAACTCTCTTGCCGATAATCTCAGTTGGGAAAACCATATCctcaagaatcttctcatGAACGGCAGTCAAAGTTCTAGATCTTGGTCTCTTCTGACTCTGTCTTGTGTTTCTAGCTGGCTTTGGAATAATTCTTCTCTCGGCCAAGAAGACAACGTGTCTGTCTGggaacttcttttccagTTCTCTGGTCAATCTGATTTGAACCTTGTGGTAAGCAGCCAACAATGGGACTGGAACAAAGATGACAATGGCCTTCTTGTTACCGGTAACCTCGATCTCCTTGGCAGACTTCACCTTTAGAGGAGCCAATTCAGCCTTAACATCGGGAGAGCTAGCCTCCAAGTCACTGAGGGCTTGAGCAACCTGTAACTCCAACTCCGATGGTTCTAGGTTCAAAATCTTACTTGTAGCGCTGGACATCTTGCTGTTTGTTGATCAACTTTAAAGATTAACAACGGTTAAcaagagaaggaaattCCAAAAAAAGACCCGATGCACTTCTGAAAGATTTTTCTTGGTAcgctgaaaaaaaaaattgactAAAAAATTTCTTTGCCAAACTGAGCCAGCCGGCACTAATCGACATACTTTCGCGAATAATGGTGGGCGGAAGGTGTGAAGAGTGGAACCCTAAAAGCACCTGAGGATGAGCAGGTGAAATTGTGGCACGTGATTAAGAGAGACACTGAATGATTCAAACGTATTATAGGGGACTCCCTCCCATCCGCATTCTACCTATTGAATTAAATGCTTCACAAATTCCAAGTATAAACCTACTCTGATTTTACATGCATCAGCCAAGGCAGTATGTTTTCGGACTTCCATGTTACTTGAAGTCCGTCGAACCACGTTGAAATCCTGGCTGAAATCCAGTCCTACGAAATCAGCGGCCTGATCCTCACGCGATCTTTTTTTCAGCCGAAATATTTCGTTTTTAAGATGCTCATCACTCGGACATTCATGTTTTCCAGACTGAAGACTAGTCTAGTCGGTCAATATCGATTTATTTCAGTGATGCCAGAGAACCTTGTTAAAAAAGCGAAAAAGCTCTGTGCTTATGCTGCTGTCGACTCTAATTTGGACCTTTCCAAGCATCGAATCATAGGTATAGGTTCAGGCTCTACAGTGGTATACGTTGCTGAACGTGTGGGCCAGCTTCCGAACAAGGACAGACTAGTTTGTATACCGACAGGTTTCCAGTCGAAGCAGTTAATATTGGCAAATGGACTCAATTTGGGCTCTATAGAGGAATACCCAGAGATTGACATCGATTTCGATGGTGCAGACGAGATCGACTCTGAACTAAACTGTATTAAAGGCGGAGGAGCATGTCTTTTACTAGAAAAGTTGGTTGCTGACTGTTCTAAACAGTTTATTCTTGTGGCGGATGATCGGAAAAATACCGGCATATTGGGCAAACATTGGACGCAGGGAGTCCCTATAGAGGTTGTTCCAAGCGCATATACGAAGATCTCAAGACAGTTAACGGTATTGGGAGGAAAGCCAACTGTCAGACCGGGTGCTCCAGCAAAAGCAGGACCTGTCATTACAGATAATGGCAATTTCATCATTGATTGTGACTTTGGTGAAATACCCTCTAATAAGTTACAGGCTCTAAACGATAAGATCGTCGCCATGGTTGGTGTAGTGGAAACGGGACTATTCGTTCACATGGCTGAAAAGGCATACATCGGTAATAGTGATGGTACCGTGACCATAGTTGGCAAATAAACATAAATAATACAGGTAATTTCACTTACGGGGTAAATGACTGGACAACCAGCTCAACATCTCCGTCAAGCCAGTTCCATTGACGGCAACAGTAGGTATAACACACCATTCATGGTTATCTAACGACTGTAACTCCAACCTTTCTATAATCTCTTTAGGCTTCATGGCTCCCTCCAAGTCCTGCTTGTTGGCAAGCACTGCCAATAGACAGCCTCTCAATTCCTTGTCGTTGACAACTTTGAACAACTCTTTTTTGGCACCTTCAAATCGCTTGGTATCTGCTGAGTCTATTACATAGATCAACGCATCCGTTCCCGAAAAGTAATGTCTCCACAATGCTCggattctttcttgtccGCCCACATCCCATGTGTTCATCACCATACGTTTGTATCTAATTGTCTCCACATTGAAGCCCACCGTCGGCACCGTCTCCTCTGTCTTTCCTAGTTTAAGCTTGTATAGGATTGCTAGAATTAAAAAGCCTGGTTAGTAATGAAAAACATAACTTAAGGGGTTGTTTGCTACTTACTCGTCTTACCGGCATTATCAAGGCCGAGCATTAAAACTCTTATCTCCCTATGCCTAGATAACTTTGAAAATTGTTAGTAATAGGCAAGATTTCATCCGCAAAACAAGACAACTACTTACCACTCTCGAAAACACGTTACCCATTTGTTCTAGAAAGGTGAAAAGTAAAAGGAAGTACACTAAGtaaagatgagaaaaaCATACTTTCCTACAtttgttctttttgaaccgaccatcaatcaaatcaagAAAATAACGTGCTTACATACTTCTACTTTGGGATGATGATCTCACATCAACCTGCAGGAACCTGCAAGAACCTGCAAGAATCTGCAAAAATCTGCAAGAATCTGCAACAAGTCGCACTGCATTTTGACTTTTCAATTTGTTAAAGTAGAATGTGCACCTTATTATTTCACAGAATGGCCCAATCATTTGATGTATATGCAGGTCCATAACATCTTATTATTTACAATTCTCATCGTTTTTTCCAGcatttttccttttttctttctcgtACATGTACactctttttattttacttACCTTACACATTGATAATCTATACCTCGACAGAAAAGACTCTGCAATGCCGATCATAAAATACTCCTGCAAAAATAACCCGAAATAAAATCTGTCCCTGAAATCCAGCCGATGCTGCAACTCTTGCCGTGCCATGTCGTGATCTCGGTGTACAATGGAGTCGTGCGAGAACAGAGCTTTAACGAGTGAATGACGGCCAACTTAATAATCTTCATAATGATCGAAAGCTTGGGCCAAATTAATAGGTGCTAATTAACGTCAGTAGATTCCAATGACTCCTGTGACCGTATGCGCTTTTATGTCCGGTGACATTTGAGCTTATTTGATCGGGAAACATGCattttgcttctctttAGTTTTGGGAATGTTTCAACTTCGCAATTCCCAATtgtacttgacattgattGTTCTTCAGTAGGAATGTCAACATGACATTCGCCGCACtattattttcatttgGTATTTGGCAGATTGTCTCAAATTTGCTGATTCTTACGTTTTTGCTCGTAGACAAACGGAATTATCGCTCAAGCTACTGTAAACGACTACAAAGAACAAGCACAATCTACagtaaaaaaaaggatggTCAATTGActattttattttactCATAAATTGAAAGATAGGAGGGAATGCAATTGAAAATAAGGTAAAGACCTATAAAGTATATATGTATAAGAGATGTGTAGAAAGATAACCCAGCCAAACAAacagaaaaatgaaaataaagtAAAAACCTAATCAATTGTTGTAAAACTCAACATGCTTCTTTGCATAATCCATGGCATCATTCACCTGCTCATTATTCAAACCATGTCTGAATCTTAGATGTCTAGTCAAGGCATCACAACGGCTAAAGGTCTTGTTGCTCAAGTAACCATTActggcagaagaagccttTACCTTTCTCGAATTGTGGGAATTAGCCATATTGTTATTAGAGTTCTCcatggagaaagaagtggCTCTGTAGTTAGCCTTCATGACAATCTCATTGTCAGACTCAAAATcatgctttcttctcaaatcaTCTTCGCAAAACATGCATCTGTAATAAGATCTACGTGAAGCATGAATAGTATTCTGATGTCTCACCAAGTCGTATGGTCTAGAAAACCGCTTGTTACAAGGTAATCCTGTTTTCGGATTCGCAACTGTACAGATGTGAACGTCACCAGTAGGATCATCTTTGGCCTGACGAAGTAACGAAGAATCTGTCGACAACGTAGccttcttcctttgctTTTTAAGAGCAGCTGCTTCAGAATTGTTGGAACCAGCAAAGCTTTCAGCTCTATGCTTGATAGCTTGATTGGCGACATCAGGAATCTCGAAGGGAGATGTCATCTCAGTATCGCTGTCATTGTCAATGTCATCATCCTCTGCGAATAGAGGTTTGAATGATTGGGGTTGAATGCCATTAAAACGGTTTCCAAATGTCAACGAATAAATTGAATCGGCAGGATGGGTATCAGTGCTGACGCTTGCattcttgatgaaatcTGCAGGAGTTCTTCCTTCAACCACGCTTTCGCTATTAGCATTACTATTAACATCGACGTTgttgatctcttcttcctcccCCGCACTACTTTCGCTCGAagcatcatccaaatccatTTCCATATCGTCTAATTTATTAacgtcttcatcatcttcgtcatcttcagaaaAATCGTCATCTACATAGACGTCGTTAGACCTGAAAATATTCAACTCGTTAGACTGTGGAAATGGTTTGCCAGTACCAAACTCAAAATGAAGAATGTTGGGGAAGTATTGAGAATCTGCCTGATCAAACAAGTAGTTCTCCTGGGGAACGAGCatgacatcatcatcaatgtcATCGTACCGTTTGGCATCCTTTCCTGTAGTAGCAGCAGCGGAACTAACTTGGTTCGATTCCTGTGGTTTCTGGGTATCATGAGGATCCACCACAAAGGCCTTGGAACTGGCATCATTCCCCTGCCTACTATAAGTGCTATCTAATGAATACAATTCATCAGGCAAAGATGCGTGAGCAAAGATGTTTGGGTTCCCATACTCGTTGTAGATAGAGCTGTTATCAGAGCCATTAGCAGTTGTATTGAAAGGCTCGTTTCGCAAATGCTGCATAACAGGCTGCTTATTGGTAGAAGCGGAATTGGTACTGAAAGCCAACTTCGGAGAACTCGGTGTTGATATATTCCTTTCAAGTGAGTCTTGAGAACCGTTTAGATGAATATATCTAGAAAGGTCCTCTTGAGTAAGTGAATGGGAAACAACAGGAGATAACTGTGGAGGG is a window encoding:
- the RPS7B gene encoding Protein component of the small (40S) ribosomal subunit (BUSCO:EOG093441RG), giving the protein MSSATSKILNLEPSELELQVAQALSDLEASSPDVKAELAPLKVKSAKEIEVTGNKKAIVIFVPVPLLAAYHKVQIRLTRELEKKFPDRHVVFLAERRIIPKPARNTRQSQKRPRSRTLTAVHEKILEDMVFPTEIIGKRVRFMVGGNKVAKVFLDSKDSSNVDYKLDTFQSIYQKLTGKQVVFEIPSKI
- the RKI1 gene encoding ribose-5-phosphate isomerase rki1 (BUSCO:EOG09343AW5), yielding MLITRTFMFSRLKTSLVGQYRFISVMPENLVKKAKKLCAYAAVDSNLDLSKHRIIGIGSGSTVVYVAERVGQLPNKDRLVCIPTGFQSKQLILANGLNLGSIEEYPEIDIDFDGADEIDSELNCIKGGGACLLLEKLVADCSKQFILVADDRKNTGILGKHWTQGVPIEVVPSAYTKISRQLTVLGGKPTVRPGAPAKAGPVITDNGNFIIDCDFGEIPSNKLQALNDKIVAMVGVVETGLFVHMAEKAYIGNSDGTVTIVGK
- a CDS encoding uncharacterized protein (BUSCO:EOG09343WVT); this encodes MGNVFSRVLSRHREIRVLMLGLDNAGKTTILYKLKLGKTEETVPTVGFNVETIRYKRMVMNTWDVGGQERIRALWRHYFSGTDALIYVIDSADTKRFEGAKKELFKVVNDKELRGCLLAVLANKQDLEGAMKPKEIIERLELQSLDNHEWCVIPTVAVNGTGLTEMLSWLSSHLPRK